The following coding sequences are from one Thermococcus sp. window:
- a CDS encoding cob(I)yrinic acid a,c-diamide adenosyltransferase, whose amino-acid sequence MSVTTKTGDEGLTGLFTGDRVVKYSSIMEANGTIDELDSFLGEAMHYVPKEMSGIIETIQVQLYELMGELASKGKYSKIGDKEIKWLEELIAKYEEEFQMRAFVLPGSTIGSAKLDICRAIARRAERKVAKIVLEYGFGKNALVYLNRLSDLLFVMARVIEKREGKLREVKPTS is encoded by the coding sequence ATGTCCGTGACAACAAAAACCGGCGATGAGGGGTTGACGGGTTTATTTACTGGCGACAGGGTCGTGAAGTATTCCTCAATAATGGAGGCTAACGGAACCATAGATGAACTTGATAGTTTCCTTGGAGAGGCAATGCACTACGTTCCTAAAGAGATGTCAGGGATAATAGAAACGATACAGGTCCAGCTCTACGAGTTGATGGGCGAGCTCGCTAGCAAGGGCAAATACTCCAAAATAGGCGACAAAGAAATCAAGTGGCTAGAAGAGCTAATTGCAAAATACGAGGAAGAATTTCAGATGAGGGCCTTCGTTCTACCTGGTTCGACGATAGGCAGTGCAAAGCTTGACATTTGTAGAGCTATAGCTAGGAGGGCCGAGAGAAAGGTCGCAAAAATAGTCCTTGAGTATGGCTTTGGAAAGAACGCCCTCGTCTATCTCAACAGACTCAGCGATTTGCTCTTTGTAATGGCGAGGGTTATAGAGAAGCGCGAAGGAAAGCTTAGGGAAGTCAAGCCGACTTCCTGA